In Streptomyces longhuiensis, the following proteins share a genomic window:
- a CDS encoding diaminopimelate decarboxylase codes for MAPESVVRREAAVRAAAAQGLVGAQAPVLGLLDVEGIRGAARELREAFAFDGVSVQHTFAVKAASLVPVLALLNDEGVGAEVASVGELELARAAGVPAERIVFDSPAKTVDELRDALAHGIAVNADNPQELDRVDAVVADLGVGCAPVGLRVNPQVGSGSIGAMSTATATSKFGVALRDEGAEAWVLDAYRLRPWMTRLHTHTGSQGVALELMAEGVRAAYELAEKINAHVGRQQIDTLDIGGGLPVNFASDEVTPAFAQYARLLRETVPGLFDGRYTLVTEFGRSLLAKQGLIMAYVEYTKTSGGRRIAVTHAGAQVATRTVFVPESWPLRVGAFDADGRPRTTEPLVQDVAGPCCFAGDLVARERELPELAPGDLVALYDTGAYYFSTHFHYNSLPRPAVHGYVVSDAGVVTFAPVRPAQTVAEVVAESGAAQAASLLGLTGRPSA; via the coding sequence ATGGCCCCGGAATCCGTCGTCCGCAGGGAGGCGGCCGTGCGCGCCGCCGCCGCGCAGGGCCTGGTCGGTGCGCAGGCACCGGTCCTCGGCCTGCTCGACGTGGAAGGGATCCGTGGCGCCGCCCGCGAGCTGCGCGAGGCGTTCGCCTTCGACGGGGTCTCCGTACAGCACACGTTCGCGGTGAAGGCCGCCTCGCTCGTGCCGGTCCTCGCGCTGCTGAACGACGAGGGCGTGGGCGCGGAGGTGGCCAGCGTCGGCGAGCTGGAGCTGGCCCGCGCCGCGGGCGTCCCGGCCGAGCGGATCGTCTTCGACTCCCCGGCCAAGACGGTGGACGAGCTGCGCGACGCTCTCGCCCACGGCATCGCCGTCAACGCCGACAATCCGCAGGAGCTGGACCGTGTCGACGCCGTCGTCGCCGATCTCGGCGTCGGCTGCGCGCCCGTGGGGCTGCGGGTCAACCCGCAGGTCGGCAGTGGTTCGATCGGGGCGATGAGCACGGCGACGGCCACGTCCAAGTTCGGCGTGGCGCTGCGTGACGAGGGCGCGGAAGCGTGGGTGCTCGACGCCTACCGGCTGCGCCCGTGGATGACCCGCCTGCACACCCACACCGGCTCCCAGGGTGTCGCCCTGGAGCTGATGGCCGAAGGGGTGCGGGCCGCGTACGAGCTGGCGGAGAAGATCAACGCGCACGTCGGCCGGCAGCAGATCGACACCCTCGACATCGGCGGCGGCCTGCCCGTGAACTTCGCCTCGGACGAGGTGACCCCGGCCTTCGCCCAGTACGCGCGGCTGCTGCGGGAGACCGTGCCCGGCCTGTTCGACGGGCGCTACACGCTCGTCACCGAGTTCGGCCGTTCGCTGCTGGCCAAGCAGGGGCTGATCATGGCGTACGTCGAGTACACCAAGACCTCCGGCGGCCGGCGGATCGCCGTCACGCACGCCGGGGCGCAGGTGGCCACGCGCACCGTGTTCGTGCCCGAGTCGTGGCCGCTGCGCGTGGGCGCGTTCGACGCCGACGGGCGGCCCAGGACGACCGAGCCGCTGGTGCAGGACGTCGCCGGGCCGTGCTGCTTCGCCGGGGATCTGGTGGCGCGGGAGCGGGAGCTGCCCGAGCTGGCGCCCGGTGACCTGGTCGCGCTGTACGACACCGGGGCCTACTACTTCTCGACCCATTTCCACTACAACAGCCTTCCGCGTCCCGCTGTCCACGGATATGTCGTTTCGGATGCGGGCGTGGTGACGTTCGCTCCGGTCAGGCCCGCCCAGACGGTGGCCGAGGTGGTCGCGGAGTCCGGTGCGGCGCAGGCCGCTTCGCTGCTCGGGCTGACCGGCCGGCCCTCTGCCTAG
- a CDS encoding PucR family transcriptional regulator: protein MQLSAPGPPSSPDAAAAHGGGSPTLGQAVGVVGPDVVEVLRAPCGTDVPVSGAGVFDEGETLQARGRILIAPGVDTSAPGAAGVLRAADRAGAAAVVLRRGAQGIAPSLAEAADEVSTALLARAPWIEWGELIGLLRAAIARTGTAAPTEASADVALGDLPGLALALAALVGGAITVEDPESNVLAYSPTADTADPLRRLTILGRRVPSWRVTELAESGFLTTLWASGDVVHRPADARFPERLAVAVRAGDEILGSLWAAADGEPLPPGARDALRQAAVIAVPHLLHHRLRSRSAASRRRYAVRALFEERPPDVSAAASVLGVEAGQACTVLTAAAAAPIAPDVLDRAFHLASLRVAAHHTPAFAHRDGDRLDVLVAGTGAGDGVDRLARDLAAVLRGAGVRPLVAVGPAVGGLGDAAASRAGAAQVLRVLRERGGPETAGAEDVRFAMDALRVTDAVAEHVPSAADAVAALLEHDERHGTDLPRTVAAHLVFFGDAAATARYVGVHTNTLRYRLRRAGELCGIDLTDPDVRLLVELGLRRAGLIPLP from the coding sequence ATGCAGCTTTCCGCGCCCGGCCCTCCCTCCTCGCCCGATGCCGCCGCCGCGCACGGCGGTGGTTCGCCCACGCTCGGGCAGGCCGTCGGTGTGGTCGGGCCGGACGTGGTCGAGGTGCTGCGGGCGCCGTGCGGCACGGACGTGCCGGTGAGCGGGGCCGGAGTGTTCGACGAGGGCGAGACCTTGCAGGCACGGGGGCGGATTCTCATCGCGCCCGGCGTCGACACGTCCGCGCCGGGTGCGGCGGGCGTGCTGCGCGCGGCGGACCGCGCCGGGGCGGCGGCCGTCGTGCTGCGGCGTGGCGCCCAGGGGATCGCGCCGTCGCTCGCCGAGGCGGCCGACGAGGTCTCGACCGCCCTGCTCGCCCGGGCGCCGTGGATCGAGTGGGGCGAGCTGATCGGACTGCTGCGGGCGGCCATCGCCCGTACCGGTACGGCGGCGCCCACCGAGGCGTCGGCCGATGTGGCACTCGGCGATCTGCCGGGGCTCGCCCTGGCGCTGGCCGCGCTGGTGGGCGGCGCGATCACCGTCGAGGACCCCGAGTCGAACGTCCTGGCGTACTCCCCCACCGCCGACACCGCCGACCCGCTGCGCAGGCTGACGATCCTGGGCCGCCGGGTGCCGAGCTGGCGGGTGACCGAACTCGCCGAGAGCGGCTTCCTCACCACACTGTGGGCGAGCGGCGACGTGGTGCACCGGCCGGCCGACGCGCGGTTCCCCGAACGCCTCGCCGTCGCCGTGCGGGCCGGCGACGAGATCCTCGGGTCGCTGTGGGCGGCCGCCGACGGCGAACCGCTGCCGCCCGGGGCCCGGGACGCGCTGCGGCAGGCGGCCGTCATCGCCGTACCGCATCTGCTGCACCACCGGCTGCGGTCCCGGTCCGCCGCCAGCCGCCGCCGGTACGCGGTGCGGGCCCTGTTCGAGGAGCGCCCGCCGGACGTGTCAGCGGCTGCGTCCGTGCTCGGGGTCGAGGCCGGACAGGCGTGCACCGTACTCACGGCCGCCGCCGCGGCGCCGATCGCTCCGGACGTACTGGACCGGGCCTTCCATCTGGCCTCCCTGCGCGTCGCCGCGCATCACACCCCGGCCTTCGCGCACCGCGACGGCGACCGGCTCGACGTCCTGGTGGCCGGGACCGGGGCGGGGGACGGCGTGGACCGGCTGGCACGCGACCTGGCCGCCGTACTGCGCGGCGCCGGGGTGCGGCCGCTGGTCGCGGTGGGGCCCGCCGTCGGAGGGCTCGGCGACGCCGCCGCCTCCCGTGCGGGGGCCGCCCAGGTGCTGCGGGTGCTGCGCGAGCGCGGCGGTCCCGAGACGGCCGGCGCCGAGGACGTCCGGTTCGCCATGGACGCGCTCCGGGTGACCGATGCGGTCGCCGAGCACGTGCCGTCGGCCGCCGACGCGGTGGCCGCGCTGCTCGAGCACGACGAGCGGCACGGCACGGACCTGCCACGCACCGTCGCGGCGCACCTGGTGTTCTTCGGTGACGCGGCGGCCACCGCCCGCTATGTGGGGGTCCACACCAATACGCTGCGGTACCGGCTGCGCCGGGCAGGTGAGCTTTGCGGCATCGACCTCACCGACCCCGACGTACGGCTGCTGGTGGAGCTGGGGCTGCGGCGGGCCGGGCTGATCCCGCTGCCCTGA
- a CDS encoding methylmalonyl-CoA mutase subunit beta, protein MTVLPDDGLSLAAEFPDATYEQWQHLVSGVLRKSGKEVSSSAAEDALSTALEDGLRARPLYTARDDAPASGLPGFAPFVRGGRAEGNSVGGWDVRQRHTSADPAAVLTDLENGVTSLWLTVGRSGLPVSALPAALDGVYLDLAPIVLDAGSEVDAAARQLLRLYEESGIAPDAARGNLGADPLGHEARTGQRYDGAPVTELAALCDGRYSGLRALTVDALPYHEAGGSAAQELGCALATGVAYLRELTEAGLTAQQALAQLEFRFAATADQFLTVAKLRAARRLWARVAEVCGASRAGAQVQHAVTSPVMMTRRDPWVNMLRTTVATLAAGVGGADAVTVLPFDSAIGVPDGFARRIARNTSTILIEESHLSRVIDPAGGSWYVERLTDELAHAAWEFFRTIEREGGQAAALRSGLVRERLAETWAARSVRLAERREPVTGVSEFPHLGEKPVERVPTEAPPSGGLPRVRRDEAFEALRARSDRHLAATGGRPRVYLAALGPATAHTARLTFAANLFQAGGIEAVTEGTFEESGAQEVCLCSSDTVYEEQAEATAGTLRAAGARHVFLAGRPGPYAGVDTYVFAGCDAVAVLSATLDRMGVS, encoded by the coding sequence ATGACGGTCCTGCCTGACGACGGGCTCTCCCTGGCGGCCGAGTTTCCTGACGCGACATATGAGCAGTGGCAGCACCTGGTCTCGGGTGTCCTGCGCAAGTCGGGAAAGGAAGTCTCGAGTTCCGCAGCGGAAGACGCCCTGTCCACCGCGCTGGAGGACGGGCTCCGCGCCCGCCCTCTGTACACCGCGCGCGATGACGCCCCTGCCAGCGGCCTGCCCGGCTTCGCGCCGTTCGTGCGCGGCGGACGCGCCGAGGGGAACAGTGTCGGCGGCTGGGACGTGCGCCAACGGCACACTTCCGCCGACCCGGCAGCGGTACTGACCGACCTGGAGAACGGCGTCACCTCTCTGTGGCTGACCGTGGGCCGCTCCGGCCTTCCCGTCTCCGCGCTGCCCGCCGCCCTCGACGGCGTCTATCTGGATCTGGCTCCGATCGTCCTCGACGCCGGCTCCGAAGTCGACGCTGCCGCACGTCAATTGCTGCGCCTCTACGAGGAGTCGGGCATCGCCCCGGACGCGGCGCGCGGCAACCTCGGCGCGGACCCGCTGGGCCACGAGGCCCGCACCGGGCAGCGCTACGACGGCGCGCCGGTCACCGAACTGGCCGCGCTGTGCGATGGGCGGTACTCGGGGCTGCGCGCGCTGACCGTGGACGCCCTGCCCTACCACGAGGCAGGCGGCTCGGCCGCGCAGGAACTCGGCTGCGCGCTGGCGACCGGCGTCGCGTACCTGCGTGAGCTCACCGAAGCGGGGCTCACTGCTCAGCAGGCCCTGGCCCAGCTGGAGTTCCGGTTCGCCGCGACCGCCGATCAGTTCCTGACCGTCGCCAAGCTGCGCGCCGCGCGCCGGCTGTGGGCCCGGGTCGCCGAGGTGTGCGGGGCGTCGCGGGCGGGCGCCCAGGTGCAGCACGCCGTGACGTCGCCGGTGATGATGACGCGGCGTGACCCGTGGGTGAACATGCTGCGGACCACGGTCGCGACGCTCGCCGCCGGCGTGGGCGGCGCGGACGCGGTGACGGTACTGCCCTTCGACAGCGCGATCGGTGTGCCGGACGGGTTCGCCCGCCGTATCGCGCGCAACACCTCCACGATCCTCATCGAGGAATCGCACCTGTCCCGGGTGATCGACCCGGCGGGCGGCTCCTGGTACGTGGAGCGGCTGACCGATGAACTCGCCCACGCAGCTTGGGAGTTCTTCCGGACCATCGAGCGCGAGGGCGGTCAGGCCGCTGCCCTGCGCTCCGGTCTGGTCCGCGAGCGGCTCGCCGAGACCTGGGCGGCACGCAGCGTACGGCTCGCCGAACGGCGTGAACCCGTCACCGGCGTCAGCGAGTTCCCGCACCTCGGCGAGAAGCCGGTCGAGCGCGTGCCCACCGAGGCTCCGCCCTCCGGCGGCCTGCCCCGCGTGCGGCGGGACGAGGCGTTCGAGGCTCTGCGGGCCCGCTCGGACCGCCACCTCGCGGCGACCGGCGGCCGCCCCCGCGTGTATCTGGCCGCGCTGGGCCCGGCCACCGCGCACACCGCGCGCCTCACCTTCGCGGCCAACCTGTTCCAGGCGGGCGGCATCGAGGCCGTCACCGAGGGCACGTTCGAGGAGAGCGGGGCCCAGGAGGTGTGCCTGTGCTCCAGCGACACGGTGTACGAGGAGCAGGCCGAGGCCACCGCGGGGACGCTGCGGGCCGCGGGCGCGCGGCACGTGTTCCTGGCGGGCCGGCCCGGACCGTACGCCGGGGTCGACACATACGTCTTCGCCGGCTGTGACGCCGTGGCCGTGCTCTCCGCCACGCTCGACCGCATGGGAGTGTCCTGA
- a CDS encoding amino acid permease, with protein MEHTAQAEPQARPAQAPAAATGGGATGAIREGGYTAGLRNRQVQMIAIGGAIGTGLFLGAGERLHAAGPSLVVIFALTGLFAFFISRAMGELVMHRPTSGSFVSYSREFLGEKAAYTAGWVYFLHWVCSGIAEITAVAMYLHYWAAFRDIPQWTLALFALLVVLVANLISVRWFGEFEFWFSIIKVAAILAFLAIGCWLLASRHPVDGHSTGPQLIADNGGMLPNGLLAAVVLIQGVVFAYAAIEMVGIAAGETANPRKVIPRAINSVSWRIVLFYVGSVLLLVLLLPWTAYKAGESPFVTLMGKLGVPGISGIMNFVILTAALSSCNSGLYSTGRVLRSMGLAGSAPAFTTKMNKRGVPFGGVLLTACCYILGIVLNYVVPERAFSIVLNFSAITMIGTWVMIMVCQMVLRRKALRGELERPAFRLPGAPFTSWLTLVFLGVVVVLMCVDGGDAAWSVACVPLIAVGLVIGWFAVRGRVAERQATGHLAVEQNPAEQQG; from the coding sequence ATGGAGCACACAGCACAAGCCGAGCCGCAGGCCCGGCCGGCGCAGGCCCCTGCCGCTGCGACCGGGGGCGGCGCGACCGGCGCCATCCGCGAGGGGGGTTACACGGCCGGTCTGCGCAACCGCCAGGTCCAGATGATCGCGATCGGTGGCGCCATCGGTACCGGCCTCTTCCTCGGCGCCGGCGAGCGGCTGCACGCGGCCGGCCCGTCGCTGGTCGTCATCTTCGCGCTCACCGGCCTGTTCGCCTTCTTCATCTCGCGCGCCATGGGCGAGCTGGTGATGCACCGGCCGACGTCCGGTTCGTTCGTCTCGTACTCGCGCGAGTTCCTCGGCGAGAAGGCCGCCTACACGGCGGGCTGGGTCTACTTCCTGCACTGGGTGTGCAGCGGCATCGCGGAGATCACCGCGGTGGCGATGTATCTGCACTACTGGGCGGCGTTCCGGGACATTCCCCAGTGGACGCTGGCCCTGTTCGCGCTGCTCGTGGTGCTTGTCGCGAACCTCATCTCGGTGCGCTGGTTCGGCGAGTTCGAGTTCTGGTTCTCGATCATCAAGGTCGCCGCGATCCTGGCGTTCCTCGCCATCGGCTGCTGGCTGCTGGCCAGCCGGCACCCCGTCGACGGCCACAGCACGGGCCCGCAGCTGATCGCCGACAACGGTGGCATGCTGCCCAACGGCCTGCTCGCCGCCGTCGTGCTGATCCAGGGCGTGGTCTTCGCGTACGCCGCGATCGAGATGGTCGGCATCGCCGCCGGCGAGACCGCGAACCCGCGCAAGGTGATCCCGCGCGCCATCAACTCCGTGTCGTGGCGCATCGTGCTCTTCTACGTCGGCAGCGTGCTGCTGCTCGTCCTCCTGCTGCCGTGGACCGCGTACAAGGCCGGCGAGTCGCCCTTCGTGACGCTGATGGGCAAGCTGGGCGTTCCCGGCATCAGCGGCATCATGAACTTCGTGATCCTCACGGCGGCCCTCTCCAGCTGCAACTCCGGCCTCTACTCGACCGGCCGCGTGCTGCGCTCGATGGGCCTGGCCGGTTCGGCGCCCGCCTTCACCACGAAGATGAACAAGCGGGGCGTGCCGTTCGGCGGCGTCCTGCTGACCGCGTGCTGCTACATCCTCGGCATCGTCCTCAACTACGTCGTGCCGGAGCGGGCGTTCTCCATCGTGCTGAACTTCTCCGCGATCACCATGATCGGCACCTGGGTGATGATCATGGTCTGCCAGATGGTGCTGCGCCGCAAGGCGCTGCGCGGCGAGCTGGAGCGCCCCGCGTTCCGGCTGCCCGGCGCGCCCTTCACCTCCTGGCTCACGCTCGTCTTCCTCGGCGTCGTCGTGGTGCTCATGTGCGTCGACGGCGGCGACGCCGCCTGGTCGGTGGCCTGCGTCCCGCTGATCGCCGTCGGCCTGGTCATCGGCTGGTTCGCGGTCCGCGGCCGGGTCGCCGAGCGGCAGGCGACCGGACATCTAGCGGTCGAACAGAACCCGGCCGAGCAGCAGGGCTGA
- a CDS encoding SDR family oxidoreductase — protein MVVDTDGKHSTEQLHCLVTGASGYIGGRLVPELLEAGHRVRCLARSPDKLRDHPWAAAAETVRGDVTDAESVEAAMRGIDVAYYLVHSLGSGSGFEDTDRRAARIFAERAHAAGVRRIVYLGGLTPQDVPEKALSPHLRSRAEVGRIFLDAAVPATVLRAAVVIGSGSASFEMLRYLTERLPVMVTPSWVHTRTQPIGVRDVLRYLVGSATMPADVNRAFDIGGPDVLTYRQMMCRYSEVAGLRRRIIVPVPMLTPRLSSHWVGLVTPVPASIARPLTESLRHEVVCHEHDIARYVPDPPGRPLPFDEALALALRRVREAQVATRWSSAALPGAPSDPLPTDPDWAGGSLYQDERQLPVEASREALWKVIEGIGGDNGWYSFPLAWAVRGWLDRFVGGVGLRRGRRDAERLRVGDSLDFWRVEEIEPVQLLRLRAEMRLPGLAWLEMYVETGAEGGTRYRQRALFHPRGLLGHAYWWSVSPFHAVVFGGMARNITQAAAKGMSARGSESRTDRVRHSRRERSRRR, from the coding sequence TTGGTCGTGGACACGGACGGAAAGCACAGCACGGAGCAGCTGCACTGTCTGGTCACCGGAGCGTCCGGATACATCGGGGGGCGCCTGGTACCGGAACTGCTGGAGGCCGGTCACCGCGTTCGCTGCCTGGCCCGCTCGCCGGACAAGCTGCGTGACCACCCCTGGGCGGCGGCCGCCGAGACGGTACGCGGAGACGTCACGGACGCCGAGTCGGTCGAAGCGGCCATGCGCGGTATCGATGTCGCGTACTACCTGGTGCACTCCCTCGGATCCGGGTCCGGTTTCGAGGACACCGATCGCCGCGCGGCCCGGATCTTCGCCGAGCGGGCGCACGCGGCCGGCGTACGGCGCATCGTCTACCTCGGAGGGCTCACTCCGCAGGACGTACCCGAGAAGGCTCTCTCGCCGCACCTGCGCTCCAGGGCCGAGGTCGGTCGCATCTTCCTCGACGCCGCGGTGCCCGCCACGGTGCTCAGGGCCGCTGTCGTCATCGGCTCGGGATCGGCGTCCTTCGAGATGCTGCGCTATCTGACCGAGCGGCTGCCGGTGATGGTCACCCCGAGCTGGGTGCACACCCGCACGCAGCCCATCGGGGTCCGCGACGTGCTGCGCTACCTCGTCGGCTCGGCCACCATGCCGGCCGACGTCAACCGGGCCTTCGACATCGGCGGGCCGGATGTCCTGACCTATCGGCAGATGATGTGCCGCTACTCCGAGGTCGCCGGACTGCGGCGGCGGATCATCGTGCCGGTGCCCATGCTCACCCCGCGGCTGTCCAGTCACTGGGTCGGCCTCGTGACCCCGGTACCGGCATCGATCGCCCGGCCCCTCACGGAGTCGCTTCGCCACGAAGTCGTCTGCCACGAGCACGACATCGCCCGCTACGTTCCCGACCCTCCGGGCCGGCCTCTGCCGTTCGACGAGGCCTTGGCCCTGGCACTGCGGAGGGTACGGGAGGCGCAGGTCGCCACCCGGTGGTCGTCCGCCGCCCTCCCCGGGGCGCCCAGCGACCCGCTCCCCACCGATCCCGACTGGGCCGGCGGCAGTCTCTACCAGGACGAGCGGCAACTGCCTGTCGAGGCGTCCCGGGAGGCCCTGTGGAAGGTGATCGAGGGGATCGGCGGCGACAACGGCTGGTACTCCTTCCCGCTGGCCTGGGCGGTCCGCGGCTGGCTGGACCGGTTCGTGGGCGGGGTCGGCCTGCGTCGCGGACGACGTGACGCGGAGCGTCTGCGGGTCGGCGACTCGCTGGACTTCTGGCGCGTCGAGGAGATCGAACCCGTACAACTGCTGCGGCTGCGCGCGGAGATGAGGCTGCCGGGTCTGGCGTGGCTGGAGATGTACGTCGAGACGGGCGCCGAGGGCGGTACCCGCTACCGGCAGCGCGCGCTGTTCCACCCCCGCGGCCTGCTGGGCCATGCCTACTGGTGGTCCGTCTCCCCCTTCCACGCCGTCGTCTTCGGCGGCATGGCCCGCAACATCACCCAAGCCGCCGCCAAGGGCATGAGCGCACGCGGGAGCGAGTCCCGCACCGACCGCGTCCGGCACTCACGCCGAGAGCGAAGCCGGCGGCGATAG
- the scpA gene encoding methylmalonyl-CoA mutase, whose protein sequence is MSIPSVPDFSAVELGTPAVDAGTDDWRTAVKRATDGDDLLWETPEGITVKPLYTGQDLEGLDFLDTFPGVAPYLRGPYPTMYVNQPWTIRQYAGFSTAEESNAFYRRNLAAGQKGLSVAFDLPTHRGYDSDHPRVTGDVGMAGVAIDSILDMRQLFDGIPLDRMSVSMTMNGAVLPVLALYIVAAEEQGVPPEKLAGTIQNDILKEFMVRNTYIYPPKPSMRIISDIFAYTSQRMPRYNSISISGYHIQEAGATADLELAYTLADGVEYLRAGREAGLDVDAFAPRLSFFWAIGMNFFMEIAKLRAARLLWAKLVKEFDPKNAKSLSLRTHSQTSGWSLTAQDVFNNVTRTCVEAMAATQGHTQSLHTNALDEALALPTDFSARIARNTQLLIQQESGTTRAIDPWGGSAYVEKLTYDLARRAWQHIQEVEAAGGMAKAIDAGIPKLRIEEAAARTQARIDSGRQPVIGVNKYRVDSDEQIEVLKVDNSSVRSQQLAKLRRLRAERDAIACQDALDALTRAAAGEGNLLELAVNAARAKATVGEISDALEKVYGRHAGQIRTISGVYRNEAGESPSVDRTRARVDGFADSEGRRPRILVAKMGQDGHDRGQKVIATAFADLGFDVDVGPLFQTPGEVARQAVEADVHIVGVSSLAAGHLTLVPALREALAEEGRGDIMIVVGGVIPPQDVPTLLEMGAAAVFPPGTVIPDAAHDLVTRLAAGLGHDDL, encoded by the coding sequence ATGTCCATCCCCTCCGTCCCCGACTTCTCGGCGGTTGAGCTCGGGACGCCGGCCGTCGACGCCGGCACAGACGACTGGCGCACCGCGGTCAAGCGGGCCACCGACGGCGACGACCTGCTGTGGGAGACCCCCGAGGGCATCACGGTCAAGCCGCTCTACACCGGGCAGGACCTGGAGGGCCTCGACTTCCTCGACACCTTCCCGGGCGTCGCCCCGTACCTGCGTGGCCCCTACCCGACGATGTACGTGAACCAGCCCTGGACGATCCGCCAGTACGCGGGCTTCTCCACGGCCGAGGAGTCGAACGCCTTCTACCGGCGCAACCTCGCGGCCGGCCAGAAGGGACTGTCGGTCGCCTTCGACCTGCCCACGCACCGCGGCTACGACAGCGACCACCCACGGGTCACCGGTGACGTCGGCATGGCGGGTGTCGCGATCGACTCGATCCTCGACATGCGCCAGCTCTTCGACGGCATCCCGCTGGACAGGATGAGCGTGTCGATGACGATGAACGGCGCCGTGCTCCCCGTACTCGCGCTGTACATCGTGGCCGCCGAGGAGCAGGGCGTACCGCCCGAGAAGCTGGCCGGGACCATTCAGAACGACATCCTCAAGGAGTTCATGGTCCGCAACACCTACATCTATCCGCCGAAGCCGTCGATGCGGATCATCTCCGACATCTTCGCGTACACCTCGCAGCGGATGCCACGCTACAACTCCATCTCGATCTCCGGCTACCACATCCAAGAGGCGGGCGCGACGGCCGACTTGGAGCTGGCGTACACCCTCGCCGACGGCGTGGAGTACCTCCGCGCCGGACGGGAGGCGGGCCTGGACGTGGACGCGTTCGCGCCGCGGCTCTCGTTCTTCTGGGCGATCGGCATGAACTTCTTCATGGAGATCGCCAAGCTGCGGGCCGCACGGCTGCTGTGGGCGAAGCTGGTCAAGGAGTTCGACCCGAAGAACGCCAAGTCCCTTTCCCTGCGCACCCATTCGCAGACGTCGGGCTGGTCGCTGACCGCGCAGGACGTGTTCAACAACGTCACGCGTACCTGTGTCGAGGCGATGGCCGCGACCCAGGGCCACACCCAGTCGCTGCACACCAACGCCCTCGACGAGGCGCTGGCGCTGCCTACCGACTTCTCCGCGCGCATCGCCCGCAACACGCAGCTCCTGATCCAGCAGGAGTCCGGCACGACCCGGGCCATCGACCCGTGGGGCGGCAGCGCGTACGTCGAGAAGCTGACCTACGACCTGGCCCGCCGCGCCTGGCAGCACATCCAGGAGGTCGAGGCCGCCGGCGGCATGGCCAAGGCCATCGACGCGGGCATCCCCAAGCTGCGCATCGAGGAGGCCGCGGCGCGTACGCAGGCGCGGATCGACTCCGGGCGGCAGCCGGTGATCGGGGTCAACAAGTACCGGGTGGACTCCGACGAACAGATCGAGGTCCTCAAGGTGGACAACTCCTCGGTGCGCTCGCAGCAGCTCGCCAAGCTGCGCCGTCTGCGCGCCGAACGCGACGCCATCGCCTGCCAGGACGCGCTCGACGCCCTCACCCGGGCGGCGGCCGGCGAGGGCAACCTGCTGGAACTCGCCGTGAACGCGGCCCGCGCCAAGGCGACCGTCGGGGAGATCTCCGACGCCCTTGAAAAGGTGTACGGGCGCCACGCCGGGCAGATCCGTACGATCTCGGGTGTGTACCGGAACGAAGCAGGCGAGTCGCCGTCGGTCGATCGCACCCGGGCTCGTGTCGACGGATTCGCCGACTCGGAGGGGCGCCGGCCGCGCATCCTCGTCGCCAAGATGGGCCAGGACGGCCACGACCGCGGCCAGAAGGTGATCGCGACCGCCTTCGCCGACCTCGGCTTCGACGTGGACGTCGGCCCGCTGTTCCAGACCCCGGGCGAGGTGGCGCGGCAGGCCGTCGAGGCGGACGTGCACATCGTCGGGGTGTCGTCGCTGGCCGCCGGTCACCTCACCCTCGTACCGGCGCTGCGCGAGGCGCTCGCCGAGGAGGGGCGCGGCGACATCATGATCGTGGTGGGTGGTGTCATCCCGCCGCAGGACGTGCCGACGCTCCTGGAGATGGGCGCGGCCGCGGTGTTCCCGCCCGGCACCGTGATCCCGGATGCCGCCCACGACCTGGTGACGCGGCTGGCGGCCGGGCTCGGGCACGACGACCTGTGA